One part of the Olleya sp. YS genome encodes these proteins:
- a CDS encoding multidrug transporter, with protein sequence MKKQLILSLALVSMIFSCSTDDTADIIINDNSVINNSSGGGSNSDTIFLSGTYTEDLTLDANNTYKLNGSLIMASGTTLTIPACMTIQALSSGANVYIAISQGAKIIANGTADCPIVFTSDASNPQAGDWGGIILLGKAPVNSVTGTNTATSEIASLPYGGNIADDDSGSLNYVRVEYSGGAADGQSENNGFSFYGVGNGTDVNYIQAYAGKDDGIEFFGGTVNVNYISVINAEDDSVDWTEGFSGTLNHVYISNRVSDDKAIEADGYNTDFSNASGVFSRPTVNNLTIVGEGTAAGHAEAIRLRAGTQGIFTNVHITGYLEAFDLDDVDTGNGVISDDLQVTDVTFVDITTKVKNDTTVTFTDADFYTGEGNATATDYATWGADWTIN encoded by the coding sequence ATGAAAAAACAATTAATCTTATCGCTAGCATTAGTATCGATGATATTCTCTTGCTCAACAGATGACACTGCGGATATCATAATTAATGATAATAGTGTAATTAACAATTCTTCTGGAGGAGGATCAAATTCAGACACCATATTTTTATCTGGAACTTATACTGAAGATTTAACATTAGATGCTAATAATACTTACAAATTAAATGGTTCGTTAATAATGGCTAGTGGCACTACATTAACCATTCCAGCTTGTATGACAATCCAAGCCTTATCATCAGGAGCTAATGTTTATATTGCCATTTCTCAAGGTGCAAAAATTATAGCCAATGGAACAGCAGATTGCCCAATTGTATTTACTTCTGATGCTTCTAACCCACAAGCTGGAGATTGGGGTGGAATCATTTTGTTAGGTAAAGCTCCAGTAAATTCTGTAACTGGTACAAACACTGCTACTTCAGAAATTGCAAGTTTACCTTATGGTGGTAATATAGCAGATGATGACTCAGGGTCTTTAAATTATGTTCGTGTAGAATATTCTGGAGGAGCTGCAGATGGACAATCTGAAAATAATGGTTTTTCATTTTATGGCGTGGGTAATGGAACAGATGTAAACTATATTCAAGCATATGCTGGTAAAGATGATGGTATAGAGTTTTTTGGAGGTACAGTTAACGTAAATTATATTTCTGTAATAAATGCTGAAGATGATTCGGTTGACTGGACTGAAGGTTTTTCAGGAACTTTAAATCATGTTTATATTTCAAATAGAGTGTCTGATGACAAAGCTATCGAAGCAGATGGATATAATACTGACTTTAGTAATGCGTCTGGTGTGTTCTCTAGGCCTACAGTTAACAACCTTACTATTGTAGGAGAAGGTACTGCAGCGGGACATGCTGAAGCTATTAGACTAAGAGCTGGTACACAAGGTATATTTACTAATGTACATATCACAGGATATTTAGAGGCTTTTGATTTAGACGATGTAGATACAGGAAACGGAGTTATAAGTGATGATTTACAAGTTACTGACGTCACTTTTGTTGATATAACTACAAAAGTAAAAAACGATACTACTGTGACTTTTACTGATGCAGATTTTTATACAGGCGAAGGTAATGCTACAGCAACTGATTACGCAACTTGGGGAGCGGATTGGACAATAAACTAA
- a CDS encoding inorganic phosphate transporter: protein MDNIYLFMLIAITVLAVFDIIVGVSNDAINFLNSAIGSKVLSMRTIMIVASLGIFIGAVFSSGMMEVARKGIFVPAQFEFGEIMLIFMAVMITDILLLDFFNTLGLPTSTTVSIVFNLLGAAVVMALIKISGEPSETFTDLGKYIASDKAITIISGILLSVFIAFTVGAVVQWVSRLIFTFNYENKVKNFGIIFSGVALTAITYFIFLKGLKGTPYYKELKGMLEGNEIFIILGGFGFWTLLSFIFEKLSKKTSLLIVIAVGTFGLALAFSGNDLVNFIGVPMAAYHSYEAWIANGMDSSMLMSVLDKKVPAEPLLLFIAGGIMVLTLWFSKKAKTVAETELSLSRQGDTHEKFQPNALSRAVVKGSSSLSKYFSAIIPMSIQKKIGQSFNKPEVLINKDQSIEAPAFDMIRASVNLMVAGVLIAIATSMKLPLSTTYVTFMVAMGTSLADRAWGAESAVYRVAGVLNVIGGWFGTAIGAFVAAGSVVFLINWNQEVMIPILLLVTAFLLYRNYKSHKESSNKTIEEDSLKETGSSSVQGVIHESANNISSVVKRGNRIYTNAIKGLAKQDLALLKKNKKQITKLSTEVDSLRDNIFYFIKNLDETSLRASSFYINILGYLQDMTQSLEYISKASHKHINNNHKKLKFSQIKELKEVDDALELLFNDTKNAFDSRSFEQIGAIIDRKKEMFDLVTSKIVKQVARTRTEESSPKNTTLYFSLLLETKDLLSATMNLLEEYYNSHDSSVEPATITESPE from the coding sequence ATGGATAATATTTATTTATTTATGTTGATTGCCATTACTGTTTTAGCAGTATTTGACATTATTGTTGGTGTTAGTAATGACGCTATTAACTTTTTAAACTCTGCAATAGGATCTAAAGTACTATCTATGCGAACAATTATGATTGTTGCTAGTTTAGGTATTTTTATTGGTGCAGTTTTTTCTAGCGGAATGATGGAAGTTGCACGTAAAGGTATCTTTGTACCTGCCCAGTTTGAATTTGGCGAAATTATGCTCATCTTCATGGCAGTAATGATTACAGATATTTTATTACTTGACTTTTTTAACACACTAGGATTACCTACTTCTACAACCGTTTCTATCGTATTTAATTTATTAGGTGCAGCTGTTGTAATGGCGTTAATAAAAATAAGTGGCGAACCTTCAGAAACGTTTACTGACTTAGGCAAATATATAGCTTCAGATAAAGCCATAACTATTATAAGCGGTATTTTACTTTCTGTTTTTATAGCCTTTACGGTTGGTGCTGTTGTGCAATGGGTATCGCGTTTAATATTCACTTTTAACTATGAGAACAAAGTTAAAAACTTTGGAATCATTTTTTCTGGCGTAGCATTAACCGCAATTACTTATTTTATTTTCTTAAAAGGATTAAAAGGAACCCCTTATTATAAAGAACTAAAAGGCATGTTAGAAGGTAATGAAATCTTTATCATTCTTGGTGGTTTTGGGTTTTGGACATTGTTGTCTTTCATTTTTGAAAAATTAAGTAAAAAGACATCTTTATTAATTGTTATAGCAGTTGGTACATTTGGTTTAGCATTAGCCTTTTCTGGTAATGACTTAGTAAACTTTATTGGTGTCCCTATGGCTGCTTACCACTCTTATGAAGCATGGATTGCTAATGGTATGGACTCATCTATGTTAATGAGTGTTTTAGATAAAAAAGTACCTGCAGAACCGTTATTACTATTTATTGCAGGAGGTATAATGGTATTAACGTTATGGTTTTCTAAAAAAGCAAAAACAGTTGCCGAAACAGAATTAAGCTTATCGCGTCAAGGTGATACACATGAAAAATTTCAGCCTAACGCATTATCAAGAGCTGTTGTTAAAGGATCATCTTCTCTATCTAAATATTTTAGTGCTATAATACCAATGTCTATTCAGAAGAAAATAGGACAGAGTTTTAACAAACCAGAAGTCTTAATTAATAAAGACCAAAGTATTGAAGCTCCTGCTTTTGATATGATTAGAGCATCTGTTAACTTAATGGTAGCTGGTGTATTGATTGCAATTGCTACATCAATGAAACTGCCTTTATCTACAACTTACGTAACCTTTATGGTAGCAATGGGTACTTCTTTAGCTGATAGAGCTTGGGGAGCAGAGAGCGCTGTATATAGAGTTGCTGGTGTACTTAACGTTATTGGTGGATGGTTTGGTACTGCAATTGGTGCATTTGTAGCAGCAGGTTCTGTAGTCTTCTTAATTAACTGGAATCAAGAAGTCATGATTCCTATTTTACTATTAGTTACTGCATTTTTATTATACAGAAACTACAAATCGCATAAAGAATCTTCTAATAAAACCATTGAAGAAGATAGCTTAAAAGAGACTGGAAGCAGCTCTGTACAAGGTGTGATACATGAAAGTGCAAATAATATTTCAAGTGTTGTAAAGCGTGGAAACAGAATTTACACCAATGCCATTAAAGGTTTAGCAAAACAAGATTTAGCTTTACTTAAAAAGAATAAAAAACAAATAACTAAGCTATCAACTGAAGTAGACAGCTTGAGAGATAACATCTTTTATTTTATTAAAAACTTAGATGAAACTAGTTTAAGAGCTAGTAGCTTCTACATTAATATTCTTGGTTATTTACAAGACATGACTCAATCTTTAGAGTACATTTCTAAAGCCAGTCATAAGCACATTAATAACAATCATAAGAAATTAAAATTTAGTCAAATTAAAGAGCTAAAAGAAGTAGATGATGCTTTAGAACTTTTATTTAATGATACTAAAAATGCTTTTGACTCTCGTTCTTTTGAGCAAATTGGAGCTATTATTGATCGTAAAAAAGAAATGTTTGATTTAGTAACTTCAAAAATTGTAAAGCAAGTTGCACGTACAAGAACTGAAGAATCTAGTCCTAAAAATACAACATTGTATTTTAGCTTATTATTAGAAACTAAAGATTTATTAAGTGCTACTATGAATCTTTTAGAAGAATACTACAACTCTCATGATAGTTCTGTAGAACCAGCTACAATAACTGAGAGCCCTGAATAA
- a CDS encoding porin, which translates to MKLNITLALILCSFLFVNAQEISDTSFGKGLINFTAKDSSFSVKFAPRFQFRSNTSWDHDGNQYGTGQQNFILRRARLKFDGFAYSPKLKYKLELGLSNRDISGANQFNRNTPRYILDAVIMWKFAKNWELWAGQTKLPGNVERVVSSANLQLIDRSLLNSRFNIDRDLGIQIRHKSNLGGNFLMREKFSISQGEGRNVTEGNEGGLQYTARVEFLPFGAFKSKGDYSQSDLKREEKPKLMAGFTYNFNQDAVRERGFAGDYMIRTDGTIYETDQTTIFADAMFKYQGFSFIGEYAKRTADNEIATEADGVTPTGDVVLTGNALNLQAGYLFKNNYEIAARYTTVEYESITGALPTDQYTLGVNKFFVGHKLKVQSDISYTSVNGNDDNITFRLGFDIHF; encoded by the coding sequence ATGAAACTTAACATTACACTTGCACTAATTTTGTGCTCATTTTTATTTGTAAACGCTCAAGAAATTAGCGATACTTCTTTTGGTAAAGGGTTAATTAATTTTACTGCAAAAGACAGTTCGTTTAGCGTTAAATTTGCACCACGTTTTCAGTTTAGATCTAACACTTCTTGGGATCATGATGGTAACCAATACGGTACTGGCCAACAAAACTTTATTTTACGTCGTGCTCGTCTTAAATTTGACGGTTTTGCTTATAGTCCAAAACTTAAATACAAATTAGAATTAGGTTTATCTAATAGAGATATTTCTGGTGCAAATCAATTTAATAGAAACACACCAAGGTACATTCTTGATGCAGTTATCATGTGGAAATTTGCTAAAAACTGGGAGCTTTGGGCAGGACAAACAAAGTTACCAGGTAACGTTGAGCGTGTTGTGTCATCTGCTAACCTTCAATTAATTGATCGCTCATTGTTAAACAGTCGTTTTAATATAGATCGTGATTTAGGTATTCAGATTAGGCATAAATCAAATTTAGGAGGCAACTTTTTAATGCGTGAAAAATTCTCTATATCACAAGGTGAAGGTCGTAATGTTACCGAAGGAAACGAAGGTGGTTTACAATATACTGCTAGAGTAGAATTTTTACCATTTGGAGCTTTTAAATCTAAAGGAGATTACAGTCAATCTGATTTAAAGCGAGAAGAAAAACCAAAATTAATGGCTGGTTTTACATATAACTTTAACCAAGATGCAGTTAGAGAACGTGGATTTGCAGGAGATTATATGATACGTACAGATGGTACTATTTATGAAACTGATCAAACAACCATCTTTGCTGATGCAATGTTTAAATACCAAGGCTTCTCTTTTATAGGAGAATATGCTAAACGTACAGCTGATAATGAAATTGCAACAGAAGCGGATGGCGTAACACCAACAGGTGATGTAGTTTTAACTGGAAATGCATTAAACCTACAAGCAGGTTATTTGTTTAAAAATAATTACGAAATTGCTGCACGATATACAACTGTAGAGTATGAATCTATAACTGGTGCTTTACCTACGGATCAATATACATTGGGTGTAAATAAATTTTTTGTTGGACATAAATTAAAAGTTCAGTCTGATATAAGCTACACCTCTGTTAATGGTAATGACGACAACATTACCTTTAGGCTTGGTTTTGATATTCATTTTTAA
- a CDS encoding DUF6503 family protein yields the protein MKTLYSLILLIFSFNCLVAQTISGQELLDKAIQHHDPNNQWKTFNDTLLVTMETPKNTDRDSQIIINLPKELFYVKAQRDTITTEYTVTKDTCKIAYNGSSKISDSLAKAKKLSCERATLYKNYYTYLYGLPMKLKDPGTNINPKVEHVIFKDKPYLKLKVTYNATVGKDIWYFYFNTKTYAMEVYQFFKTDKNGIENPESGEYILLSDAEIVSDIKMPKVRAWYYNKDDKFLGTDILKK from the coding sequence ATGAAAACCCTTTATTCTCTTATTCTATTAATTTTTAGTTTTAATTGTTTAGTTGCTCAGACTATATCTGGACAAGAGTTATTAGATAAAGCTATTCAACATCACGATCCAAACAACCAATGGAAGACTTTTAATGACACACTATTGGTTACTATGGAAACACCTAAAAATACTGATAGAGACAGTCAAATTATTATAAATTTACCAAAAGAGTTGTTTTACGTTAAAGCACAAAGAGATACCATAACTACAGAATATACTGTTACAAAAGACACCTGCAAAATAGCATATAATGGTAGTTCTAAAATTAGTGACTCATTAGCAAAAGCCAAAAAATTAAGTTGCGAAAGAGCTACACTTTACAAAAACTACTACACTTACCTATATGGTTTACCTATGAAACTTAAGGATCCTGGAACCAACATTAATCCAAAAGTAGAACACGTTATTTTTAAAGACAAACCCTATCTAAAATTAAAAGTTACATACAACGCTACAGTTGGTAAAGATATTTGGTATTTCTATTTTAATACAAAGACGTATGCTATGGAGGTTTATCAGTTTTTTAAAACTGATAAAAATGGTATTGAAAATCCAGAGAGTGGCGAATATATTTTACTTTCGGACGCAGAAATTGTTAGCGATATCAAAATGCCTAAAGTTAGAGCTTGGTATTACAATAAGGATGATAAATTTTTAGGAACAGATATTTTAAAAAAATAG
- a CDS encoding OmpA family protein, which produces MKKISITLLTIVVLSSCVSKKKYVALEQQNGEIKSQLQKTQVEKEDLEAKFAKIEARVSDYNSKINSLTDEVGVLTEENQVKFDAVGNKAVISEKAKVDMRKTLSKVNPEVMKYYTTLEDSMNLALSLNLKRFVDTTDLDESDDIAISIDETVVMISISDKMLFNSGSYQISKKADKILQKLADVINSEPSLDVMIEGHTDSRSISNGRVKDNWDLSVLRATSVVRKLQNDFGVAPEKLIASGRSSYQPLTDNNTSDGRARNRRTRIVLLPNIDKFFAMMASN; this is translated from the coding sequence ATGAAAAAAATTTCAATCACACTACTTACAATAGTAGTTCTTTCTTCTTGCGTGTCTAAAAAGAAATACGTAGCGTTAGAACAACAAAATGGCGAAATTAAAAGTCAACTTCAAAAAACTCAGGTCGAAAAAGAAGACCTCGAAGCTAAATTTGCAAAAATTGAAGCTAGAGTAAGCGATTACAATTCTAAAATAAACAGCCTAACCGATGAAGTAGGAGTTTTAACAGAAGAAAACCAAGTAAAGTTTGATGCGGTAGGTAATAAAGCAGTGATTTCTGAAAAAGCAAAAGTTGACATGCGTAAAACACTTAGCAAAGTAAATCCAGAAGTCATGAAGTATTACACAACACTTGAAGACTCTATGAACTTAGCATTATCCTTAAACCTAAAACGCTTTGTAGATACAACAGATTTAGATGAAAGTGATGATATTGCTATAAGTATAGACGAAACTGTAGTTATGATATCAATATCTGATAAAATGTTATTTAATAGTGGTAGCTACCAAATTAGTAAAAAAGCTGACAAAATTTTACAAAAATTAGCAGATGTAATTAACTCTGAACCTAGTTTAGATGTTATGATAGAAGGTCATACAGATTCTAGAAGTATTAGCAATGGTAGAGTAAAAGACAATTGGGATTTAAGTGTATTACGTGCTACTTCTGTTGTTAGAAAATTACAGAATGACTTTGGTGTTGCACCAGAAAAACTAATCGCATCAGGTAGAAGCAGTTACCAACCTTTAACAGACAACAACACCTCTGATGGTAGAGCAAGAAACAGACGTACTCGAATAGTTTTACTACCAAATATCGATAAGTTTTTTGCGATGATGGCATCAAATTAA
- a CDS encoding nicotinic acid mononucleotide adenyltransferase, whose protein sequence is MKKSILVLIAFSITVVSFAQQKRDLKLNKDTNLIEVVYYHDNGVVSQTGAYTTDGKLQGEWLSFDMEGKKQVSASYDNGKKVGKWFYWSETTLKEVDYDNNTIANVSEWEIKSPVATSN, encoded by the coding sequence ATGAAGAAATCAATTTTAGTTTTAATTGCCTTTTCAATTACTGTGGTTTCTTTTGCACAACAAAAAAGAGATTTAAAACTTAACAAGGATACTAATTTAATAGAAGTTGTTTATTATCATGACAATGGAGTTGTAAGTCAAACAGGAGCTTACACTACAGATGGTAAATTGCAAGGTGAATGGTTAAGTTTTGACATGGAAGGCAAAAAACAAGTTTCAGCAAGTTATGATAATGGAAAAAAAGTCGGCAAATGGTTTTATTGGAGTGAAACGACTCTAAAGGAAGTAGATTATGATAACAACACTATAGCTAATGTTAGCGAATGGGAAATTAAATCTCCTGTTGCGACTAGTAATTAG
- the chrA gene encoding chromate efflux transporter yields the protein MNSKLKEVAKVFFKLGCFAFGGPAAHIAMMEEEVVSKRQWMTRHQFLDLIGATNLIPGPNSTEMTMHCGYERAGKKGLFIAGIAFIFPAIVITAILAYFYVKYGNLPEVAPFIFGIKPAVLAIIASAVFKLGKKAIKTLELAVLGALVVLASLIGVNEVFALLIAGVLGTFYFYLKEKKTESLHSVFPVFMMSGISASLVKISTINVFLTFLKVGAILYGSGYVLFAYLDAELVTRGWLTRVELLDAIAVGQFTPGPVLSTSTFIGYQLSGFSGALAATTGIFLPSFLFVLLLNPLIPKMQQSKLLRYFLDAVNVAAVAVMLAVLVIMTKDTLIDWKAICIALLACYLVFKTKLSTIWVIVIGSVLGYLLVTFL from the coding sequence ATGAATAGTAAACTTAAAGAAGTAGCAAAAGTATTTTTTAAATTAGGCTGTTTTGCTTTTGGTGGACCTGCAGCACATATTGCTATGATGGAAGAAGAGGTAGTAAGCAAAAGACAATGGATGACAAGACATCAGTTTTTAGATTTAATAGGTGCAACAAACTTAATTCCTGGCCCAAACTCTACAGAAATGACCATGCATTGTGGCTATGAGCGTGCAGGTAAAAAAGGACTGTTTATTGCTGGAATTGCTTTTATTTTTCCAGCAATAGTTATTACAGCAATTTTAGCTTATTTCTATGTAAAGTATGGGAACTTACCAGAAGTCGCGCCATTTATTTTTGGCATTAAACCAGCTGTATTAGCTATTATAGCTTCTGCAGTTTTTAAGTTAGGAAAAAAGGCTATTAAAACTTTAGAATTAGCCGTTTTAGGAGCTTTAGTAGTATTAGCAAGCCTTATAGGTGTAAACGAAGTTTTTGCATTGCTAATAGCAGGAGTTTTAGGAACATTTTATTTTTATTTAAAAGAAAAAAAAACAGAGAGTTTGCACTCTGTTTTTCCTGTTTTTATGATGTCAGGCATTAGTGCATCCCTAGTAAAAATATCTACCATAAATGTGTTTTTAACCTTTTTAAAAGTAGGTGCTATATTATATGGTAGCGGTTATGTACTTTTTGCTTATTTAGATGCAGAATTAGTAACTAGAGGTTGGTTAACAAGAGTAGAATTATTGGATGCTATAGCAGTAGGACAATTTACACCAGGTCCAGTGTTGTCAACATCTACTTTTATTGGCTATCAATTGTCTGGATTCTCTGGTGCTTTAGCTGCAACAACTGGTATATTTTTACCTTCTTTTCTGTTTGTATTACTATTAAACCCTTTAATCCCTAAAATGCAACAATCTAAACTATTGCGTTATTTTTTAGATGCTGTAAATGTGGCAGCTGTCGCTGTAATGCTAGCAGTTTTGGTTATAATGACAAAAGACACCCTTATAGACTGGAAAGCTATTTGTATAGCTTTACTAGCTTGTTATTTAGTTTTTAAAACTAAGTTAAGTACTATTTGGGTCATCGTTATTGGTTCTGTTTTAGGTTATTTACTAGTTACATTTTTGTAA
- a CDS encoding TonB-dependent receptor: protein MKKLTYLFFTLFSVVVYSQTGSISGKITDKEFNNEPLAFANILIQGTSTGTTSDFEGSYTFTDLEAGSYTIEFSFVGYQTQRLPVTVTSGQTTTLDVVMSASAAALDEVVLETVTTKRESETALLLEQKKAVEIKQSIGADELSRKGVSDAAGAVAKISGVSKQEGSSNVYVRGLGDRYLNTTMNGLSLPSNDVNKKNIDLNLFSSDVIQNVSISKAYAAQFYGDFSAGNVDVTSKEHKGATFIDAFSGTGFNTNAIDKNFIRNEGTGYFGYYGRYEHNPFAVVLSHGVDPETVATPINVSYGASGGSSFNFENGSRLSFFLTGSFENKYEYRQGKNVDFTTVEKKAFDVAEEYEYSTTTTAMANLNYKINSDNGISFNSVFINSSSDEVGYFGIDGQGRNRDAIIETDKGFYQQNRQFDQTRMFVNQLLGNHKFGKLELDWGFGYNKVFADQPDRKRFSVENYQFALDNNPNTNPTFYSNVVFDNQRYFQKIEDDEYNGRINLTYKANENLKLNFGYNGRHKTRQFNNIRYGYDIVDGDYQITDVNNFDSVFNLENLNLNDESNGIYEIKVLKPFPTLSNTNRPGLFENTYNGKLNIYAGYLDAEITAGDKWLFVPGVRVESFEQNISYDVINLGNSGIDTKSSNETFILPSLNIKYALNEDQNLRFSASKTVSTPEFKEIAPFVYEDVSTRIGGNPDVLGYSDILNIDLKYEWFFTRSEIFSVGAFTKQIDNPINLVVVGDATGTQRYVRTGDQATIYGFEVELRKNILVDENDNTNLSFGVNATYMNTKQDLYENIDGTFDLAFNRNEDNLQGASPLLLNADISYSPTFENYKPVANLVFSYFSDRIDALGSGDLGNIVEKGVPTLDFIWKNSINDNFEINFSAKNLLNPTIQYVREDQNQGDILVVSANGKGVTDYKRGLNLGLQLKYKF, encoded by the coding sequence ATGAAAAAACTTACTTACTTATTTTTTACTCTATTTAGCGTTGTTGTATATTCTCAAACAGGCTCAATTTCTGGAAAAATAACAGATAAAGAATTTAATAATGAACCTTTAGCATTTGCCAATATTTTAATTCAAGGCACATCAACAGGAACAACATCTGATTTTGAAGGCTCTTATACTTTTACGGATTTAGAAGCAGGATCTTACACTATAGAATTTAGTTTTGTTGGTTATCAAACCCAAAGATTACCTGTTACAGTTACATCTGGACAAACCACTACTTTGGATGTTGTTATGTCGGCTAGTGCTGCAGCTTTAGATGAAGTCGTATTAGAAACAGTTACCACTAAACGCGAAAGTGAAACTGCACTTTTGCTAGAACAGAAAAAAGCTGTAGAAATCAAGCAAAGTATTGGTGCTGACGAATTATCTAGAAAAGGAGTTAGTGATGCAGCTGGAGCTGTTGCTAAAATATCTGGTGTTTCTAAGCAAGAAGGCTCTAGCAATGTGTATGTTAGAGGCTTAGGTGATAGATATTTAAACACAACAATGAATGGTTTATCATTACCATCTAATGATGTTAACAAAAAGAATATTGACCTAAATTTATTCTCTTCAGACGTCATTCAAAATGTGTCAATAAGTAAAGCATATGCAGCACAATTTTATGGAGATTTTTCAGCTGGTAACGTTGATGTCACATCTAAGGAACACAAAGGAGCAACATTTATAGATGCTTTTTCTGGCACAGGATTTAATACCAATGCTATTGACAAAAATTTTATTAGAAATGAAGGCACTGGATATTTTGGTTATTATGGAAGGTATGAGCATAATCCATTTGCTGTTGTTTTGTCTCATGGTGTAGACCCAGAAACTGTTGCTACACCTATAAATGTCTCTTACGGAGCATCTGGTGGTAGCTCTTTTAATTTTGAAAATGGCTCTAGATTAAGTTTCTTTTTAACGGGAAGTTTTGAAAACAAATACGAATACAGACAAGGTAAAAACGTTGATTTTACGACTGTAGAGAAAAAAGCTTTTGATGTAGCTGAAGAATATGAATATTCTACTACCACTACAGCAATGGCGAATTTAAATTATAAAATTAATAGCGATAACGGAATTAGTTTTAATTCAGTATTTATTAATAGCTCTTCTGATGAAGTTGGTTATTTTGGTATCGATGGACAAGGTAGAAATAGAGACGCTATAATTGAAACAGATAAGGGTTTTTATCAGCAAAATAGACAGTTTGACCAAACAAGAATGTTTGTAAATCAATTGCTTGGAAATCATAAATTTGGAAAACTAGAATTAGATTGGGGTTTTGGTTATAACAAAGTGTTTGCAGATCAACCAGACAGAAAGCGTTTTAGCGTAGAAAACTATCAATTTGCGTTGGATAATAACCCTAATACCAACCCGACATTTTACAGTAATGTAGTTTTTGATAACCAACGTTATTTCCAAAAAATTGAAGACGATGAATATAATGGTCGTATTAATCTTACTTACAAAGCCAACGAAAATCTAAAATTAAATTTTGGATATAATGGTCGTCATAAAACTAGACAGTTTAATAACATTAGATATGGTTATGATATTGTAGATGGTGATTACCAGATTACAGATGTCAATAATTTTGATTCTGTTTTCAATTTAGAAAACTTGAATCTAAATGACGAATCAAACGGAATTTATGAAATTAAAGTGTTAAAACCATTTCCAACATTATCAAATACGAACAGACCAGGACTATTTGAAAACACTTATAACGGTAAACTTAATATTTATGCTGGTTATTTAGATGCTGAGATTACAGCAGGAGACAAATGGTTATTTGTACCTGGAGTGAGAGTAGAGAGTTTTGAACAAAATATTTCTTATGATGTGATTAACTTAGGGAATAGTGGTATAGACACTAAAAGCTCCAATGAAACATTTATACTTCCAAGTTTGAATATTAAATATGCTTTAAATGAAGATCAAAATCTACGTTTTTCAGCCAGCAAAACAGTATCAACACCAGAGTTTAAAGAAATAGCTCCTTTTGTTTATGAAGATGTTTCAACTAGAATAGGCGGTAATCCTGATGTACTTGGTTATTCAGATATCTTAAATATTGATTTAAAGTATGAATGGTTTTTTACCAGAAGCGAAATATTTTCTGTAGGTGCTTTTACCAAACAAATAGATAATCCAATAAACTTGGTTGTAGTTGGTGACGCTACAGGAACACAACGCTACGTTAGAACAGGAGATCAAGCAACAATTTATGGATTTGAAGTTGAATTAAGAAAGAATATTTTGGTGGATGAAAATGACAATACCAACTTATCATTTGGTGTTAATGCAACATATATGAATACTAAACAAGATTTATATGAAAATATAGATGGAACTTTTGATTTAGCATTTAATAGAAATGAAGATAATTTACAAGGTGCTTCACCTTTATTATTAAACGCAGATATTAGCTACTCTCCTACTTTTGAAAACTACAAACCAGTAGCAAATTTAGTATTCTCTTATTTCTCTGACCGTATTGATGCATTGGGCTCTGGGGATTTAGGCAATATTGTAGAAAAAGGCGTACCAACATTAGACTTTATTTGGAAAAATTCAATTAACGATAATTTCGAAATTAATTTTAGTGCAAAAAACCTTTTAAACCCAACCATACAATATGTAAGAGAAGATCAAAATCAAGGAGACATATTAGTTGTTTCTGCTAACGGAAAAGGAGTTACAGATTATAAACGAGGACTAAATTTAGGACTTCAACTTAAATATAAATTTTAA